The genomic segment GCGTCATCACGCGCATCCGGGCGCAGCATGGTGACGGCGTAGTTGAGGCCGACCAGACCCTTGCTTTCCTTGATGGCGTCCATCTGCCAATCGGTTAGATTGCGCGCCACAGGCGTCAGGGCGTGGACGTTGGAGTGGCTGGCGATCAAGGGCTGGTCGGTGGTTTTTGCCACGTCCCAGAAGCCTTTTTCAGTAATGTGCGCGAGATCGATGAGGATGCCGAGCTGGTTGCAGCGTTTCACCAGTTCAAACCCGGCATCGGTGAGGCCCGGTGCGGTATCCGGCGACATGGGATAGGCGAAGGGCACGCCATGGCCGAAGATATTGTGTCGGCTCCAGACGGGCCCAAGCGAACGCAGACCTGCCGCATAGAATACATCCAGCGCATCGAGATCGGCGGCGATAGCCTCGCAGCCTTCCATGTGCAGCACGGCGGCGAAGACACCATCGGCCATGGCCTTGCGAATGTCAGCAGTGGAACGGCAGAGCTTCCAGCCGCCCGCCTGATCCAGACGCAGCCCAATGGCTGCCTTTTCCAGCGCGATATCGAGCGATGGCTGGCGCTCCAGCGGGGCTGCGAGCGGCGTTACGTAATGCCCCGATGCATCCGGCTGCTGAAGGATCAGATCACCCGATGGAATGTAGATGGCGCAGATGCCGCCGGCCAATCCGCCCGCCTTGGCGCGCGGCGCATCGATATGGCCCTCATAGGTGCCATCAATGAACTCCGCGACGGGATCGCTTCCCATTTTGGCATTTCGCCACA from the Agrobacterium vaccinii genome contains:
- a CDS encoding dipeptidase yields the protein MQLVFDGHNDVLLRLWRNAKMGSDPVAEFIDGTYEGHIDAPRAKAGGLAGGICAIYIPSGDLILQQPDASGHYVTPLAAPLERQPSLDIALEKAAIGLRLDQAGGWKLCRSTADIRKAMADGVFAAVLHMEGCEAIAADLDALDVFYAAGLRSLGPVWSRHNIFGHGVPFAYPMSPDTAPGLTDAGFELVKRCNQLGILIDLAHITEKGFWDVAKTTDQPLIASHSNVHALTPVARNLTDWQMDAIKESKGLVGLNYAVTMLRPDARDDANTPLSAMVQHIDYMVERMGIDCVALGSDFDGATVPAEIRDAKGNNNLVAALKSAGYADQDLAKICRENWLRVLGQAWHEPA